The genomic interval AGATTGTGGAAGGGTATAAGAAGATATGTCGAAGCGCGGTTGCGTCACCTGGGAAGCCGGTAAGCAAAAAGGCTTTACCCTCGTCGAGCTCGTGGCTGTCCTGGCCATTCTCGGGATTCTCGTTGGGCTGGCCCTGCCCCGTTATTTGGGCAATCGCCGGCAGGCGTACCGCGCCGAGGCACAGGCCCTCCTTGAGGAAGTGAAGGGGCTCGAATTCTCCTACTTCATGGACCATGGCAATTGCTTTACTTCGAACGTTGTAGGACTGGGGTTTGTGATGCCGGGAGGCTCTCACTGGAGCTTCCCCACGGCTACATCAAATGGTAATGGCGCTCTGTGCTCGGGGACCGGCCAAGGGCAGGGGCAGGGCAATCTCGGGTTTGTGACACTCACGACGAGCGGGGCCCTCTCGCCTATGAGCACTGCCGATCAGGTGTCTGTGACGCTACTGGGAGACGGGAGTGTGACGGCCGGCGCGAACTTTTAGGGCAGTGATGCACCGCGCTCAGGCATGCGTGATCTCAACGAGGCGGGCGCGGAGCAGCCTGGCGAGTCCCTCACCGCCCTGGCGCATCGAGTACGCGTGGTTCCAGCCGAAGATGGGACGCGCAAATGGGGCCAGCACGTTCATCCAGCGTTTGGTCGTCTCGACTTCCCAGGTATTCCGGACGGTGGTCACGGCGCCATCCTGGGAGAGGTCCCAGGTGCCTCGTCCGGCGAGTTCGCCTGCGGAAATGCCTTCCAGCGCGACGGGCCGTTGGATCCGGGCCACCGTGACCTCAAAGATCAAGTCATAGGGCAACCGGCTTCTCCAGAAGTACCGGCGGACACTGCCGACGCCCTGATCATCCCCCGGCGCGACCTCGACGACGCGACGGACGCTCCCCCACCACGTCGGCCAATGCTCTGAGTGGTAGATCGCTTCCCAAACGTCCTCGATCGGCGCCTCGATCCGCCACACCGTGATGAACGTGTACTTGACCACAGGCCACCCCGCTTACCCGAGCGATGTCAAGTACCGAAGCAGCGTCCTGACTCCGAACCCCGTGCCTCCGGCCGGCAGGTACGGCGACGGGGGAGCGCTCTCCGCGAACGCGGGGCCGGCGATGTCCAGATGGGCCCACGGGGTCGATCCCACGAACTCGCCAAGAAACGCCGCCGCCCGTTCCGCTCCGCCCGCGCGCCCCGCGGAGTTCTTGAGGTCGGAGATGTCTCCCCGCATCGCGTCCAAGAACTCCTCGTACATGGGCAACTGCCAGAGTTGCTCACCGGTCGATGCTGCCGCCGACAGGAGCCGGTCGATGAGCGGCTGGTTGTTCCCCATCACCCCCGCCGTCCAGTCCCCCAGTGCGACCACGGCGGCCCCTGTTAGGGTGGCCACGTCGATGACCTCGTCCGCTCCGGCGCGAACGGCGTACGCGAGGCCGTCGGCGAGCACCAGCCGTCCTTCGGCATCGGTGTTGGTGATCTCCACCGTGAGGCCGTTGAGCCCGCGGACGATATCGCCCGGACGCATCGCGGCGCCGCTGATCATGTTCTCCGTGGCGGCGGCGATGCCCACGACCCGCACGGATACCCCGAGGTCCCGCAGGGCCCCCATCGCGGCGACCACCGTCGCGGCGCCCGCCATGTCGCCCTTCATGGTTTTCATCCCGCCCGCGGTCTTGATCGAGAGGCCGC from bacterium carries:
- a CDS encoding type II secretion system protein → MSKRGCVTWEAGKQKGFTLVELVAVLAILGILVGLALPRYLGNRRQAYRAEAQALLEEVKGLEFSYFMDHGNCFTSNVVGLGFVMPGGSHWSFPTATSNGNGALCSGTGQGQGQGNLGFVTLTTSGALSPMSTADQVSVTLLGDGSVTAGANF
- a CDS encoding SRPBCC family protein; this translates as MVKYTFITVWRIEAPIEDVWEAIYHSEHWPTWWGSVRRVVEVAPGDDQGVGSVRRYFWRSRLPYDLIFEVTVARIQRPVALEGISAGELAGRGTWDLSQDGAVTTVRNTWEVETTKRWMNVLAPFARPIFGWNHAYSMRQGGEGLARLLRARLVEITHA